The following are encoded in a window of Arctopsyche grandis isolate Sample6627 chromosome 2, ASM5162203v2, whole genome shotgun sequence genomic DNA:
- the LOC143922406 gene encoding uncharacterized protein LOC143922406, producing MMLQFNFNKHVCKTVYGCSHDCREGEGFECTCPDGYDLDDDDKTCTDIDECAEEAENYDIVEDDDDDEEDEFYEEDYKEDTRRKRNANKRQLNKLCSHKCVNTIGSYHCTCPKEMHLNKDSRSCTDDVKNFCNVGFHSDEDGIICLEDKNCSHFPIEGNECACRSGFKLSNDGYSCSDVDECSVSNGNCSQICTNTPGSFECSCKEGYQIIDDICQNINPCSSNPCSHTCVDVGREAQCECPEGYDLDDDMRNCIDIDECQEESSCSHECTNTKGGFYCGCPEGFTLDASKTNCKNVCTSNGCSHSCEQDEDEKYLCTCPEGYVLELDKVCIADMCSNENNGCSHTCMYSDGSFICECPEGMILDDDDTTCIKVSSCSNDNGGCSHGCIDDGVCTCPEGYVLESDKICIADMCLNKNNGCSHTCMYSDGVFTCRCPEDMTLNDDNTTCIIVKTCSKNNGGCSHGCVDDGICTCPSNYHLINETRCVTSAQGCTLLKANCSHICKFANSTIKCECPLGYKLKDSTKCIEDLCYIDNGGCSHKCHAIDDEIVCSCPANHTLSPINRFECVQMHSCLANNGMCSQICKEISGAPVCSCFEGYNLSGNGFNCDKIENPCDINNGNCSDVCITIDGIVHCECTLGKILIDGKCIDACVLDNGGCSQKCNSSSEIPCSCYDGFVLNSDQITCDDIDECVSNSPTCHQICINSYGSYECSCYSGFDLSSDLSTCFDIDECKIETAECTHDCLNTVGSYECACPEGFNLDSNNATCKYADPCFEDNGGCAQRCENEGCACFEGYVLNEDGITCDDIDECSKVANDCSDKCVNYEGGYFCTCLEGSKLSDDNHTCIRYDRCKIENGGCSNKCVDNSSGIFCSCPEGYTLNADERNCDDVDECLTGVCDFDCKNTPGGFECSCNAGYQLSKNKKTCDDVDECLPVYNKCQQLCINTAGAYFCDCFDGFALDNSNSNCTDIDECSEDLHSCSHDCLNSKGNYTCLCPPGFALSDDAYTCADVDECSSAHNCTQKCINLIGGYKCSCREGYALALDEVSCLDIDECASNNGGCSQTCKNFPGGFQCSCNQGYALQKDRSCILEDPCSFKNGGCAQLCKPKFGKVSCSCVPGFKVDPKDALSCLDIDECSESTSKCEHKCINTPGSYKCACKEGFIEYRGSCKDVDECSRDASPCGDNMQCVNLPGNFKCVCKMGYSLRVNGTMSICLADAKKCTPLVVPLHGNMKCAHDGLGGFRSGTRCRFWCDKGFKLKGSVVRHCNGSGVWVGDETQCIPHPCPRLTKPNYGYFTPSTCTNGDTFPSEFCTLVCQPGHKPKGARMLTCTHNNKWTPYNLPVTCIPIKPSVVFKPYIKCPQDVKLQLRSSEREVDVVIPRPTSNMDWWRYIDSDPTWAKQGHRRLGPGVTPVIYQVRNARNDTTESCKFTISVIDAENPTVKYCPSSVEIRLNQGEQFRRIVWDEPQFNDNVGINEIHRSKVPGARVGSGIHHVDYIATDSAGNRAYCHFTINVIETNRDVEEFRVREGVLICPGQSPRKTHPGELSHVPRGCVLHWVKPKNEHLTRPESYTHKGANYLNAVNLRHYDGWNSYNRIDENTYRRMHPHENYIK from the exons ATGATGCTTCAATTTAACTTCAATAAAc atGTATGCAAAACTGTATATGGGTGTTCGCACGATTGCAGAGAAGGTGAAGGATTTGAATGCACTTGTCCAGATGGATACGATTTGGACGATGATGATAAGACTTGCACTGATATTGACGAATGTGCTGAAGAAGCAGAAAATTACGACATAGTtgaagacgacgacgatgacGAGGAAGATGAATTTTACGAAGAAGACTACAAAGAAGATACGAGAAGAAAGAGAAATGCCAACAAACGTCAACTAAACAAACTATGCTCGCATAAGTGCGTCAACACCATCGGTTCCTACCATTGCACATGCCCCAAGGAAATGCACCTCAACAAAGATTCCAGATCTTGCACGGACGATGTTAAGAATTTTTGCAACGTGGGTTTCCATTCGGATGAAGATGGTATCATATGTTTGGAGGATAAAAATTGCTCTCATTTCCCAATTGAAGGTAACGAATGTGCATGCCGCTCAGGATTCAAACTATCCAACGATGGATACAGTTGTTCAGACGTGGATGAATGCTCAGTAAGTAACGGAAATTGTTCCCAAATCTGCACCAACACCCCAGGATCATTCGAATGCAGTTGCAAAGAAGGATATCAAATCATAGACGATATTTGCCAAAACATTAACCCTTGCTCAAGCAATCCATGCTCTCACACTTGTGTGGATGTAGGCAGAGAAGCACAATGCGAATGTCCTGAAGGATACGATCTAGATGACGATATGCGGAATTGTATTGACATTGACGAATGCCAAGAAGAATCGTCTTGCTCTCACGAATGCACAAACACCAAAGGTGGCTTCTATTGTGGATGTCCTGAAGGATTCACATTGGACGCATCTAAAACTAACTGTAAAAACGTGTGCACTTCAAACGGATGCAGCCACAGTTGCGAGCAAGATGAGGACGAAAAATATCTATGCACTTGTCCCGAAGGCTATGTTTTAGAATTGGACAAAGTATGTATCGCTGATATGTGCTCAAATGAGAATAATGGATGCTCGCATACGTGCATGTACTCAGATGGATCATTCATTTGCGAATGTCCTGAAGGCATGATTCTTGATGATGACGATACCACGTGTATAAAAGTTAGCTCTTGCTCTAATGATAACGGAGGGTGTTCTCATGGTTGTATCGATGATGGAGTATGCACTTGTCCCGAGGGATACGTTTTAGAATCAGATAAAATCTGCATCGCAGATATGTGCTTAAATAAGAATAATGGATGCTCGCATACGTGTATGTACTCAGACGGAGTATTTACTTGCAGATGCCCTGAGGATATGACTCTTAACGATGATAATACTACTTGTATAATAGTTAAAACTTGTTCTAAGAATAACGGAGGATGTTCTCATGGATGTGTCGACGACGGAATATGCACTTGTCCTTCTAATTATCACTTAATCAACGAAACTAGATGTGTGACATCGGCGCAAGGATGCACCTTGCTCAAAGCAAACTGCTCTCACATATGCAAGTTTGCTAACAGTACTATAAAATGCGAATGTCCTTTGGGGTACAAGCTTAAGGACAGCACTAAATGCATAGAAGATCTATGTTACATCGACAACGGAGGTTGCTCTCATAAATGTCACGCAATCGATGACGAAATAGTATGCTCCTGTCCTGCAAATCACACCTTATCTCCAATCAACAGGTTTGAGTGCGTTCAAATGCATAGTTGTTTGGCAAATAATGGAATGTGCTCACAAATATGCAAGGAAATTTCTGGTGCACCTGTGTGCAGCTGCTTTGAAGGCTACAATCTCTCTGGAAACGGTTTTAATTGCGACAAAATTGAAAATCCCTGCGATATCAACAATGGAAACTGTTCTGATGTTTGCATCACCATTGACGGAATTGTTCACTGCGAATGTACCTTGgggaaaattttaatagatgGAAAGTGCATCGACGCTTGCGTTTTGGACAATGGAGGATGTTCCCAAAAGTGCAACAGCTCTTCTGAAATTCCATGCTCATGCTACGACGGATTTGTACTGAATTCAGATCAAATTACTTGTGACGATATTGACGAATGCGtctcgaattctccgacttgtCATCAAATCTGTATAAACAGCTATGGAAGCTACGAATGCAGTTGCTACTCAGGATTCGACCTTTCTAGTGATCTGTCAACCTGCTTCGATATAGACGAATGCAAAATTGAAACAGCAGAATGCACTCACGACTGTCTAAATACAGTAGGCTCTTACGAGTGCGCCTGTCCTGAAGGATTCAATCTAGACTCCAACAATGCAACATGTAAGTATGCCGATCCATGTTTTGAGGATAATGGAGGATGTGCTCAACGATGCGAAAATGAAGGATGTGCTTGCTTCGAAGGATACGTTTTAAACGAAGACGGAATCACTTGCGACGATATTGATGAGTGTTCAAAAGTTGCAAACGATTGTTCAGATAAGTGCGTTAATTACGAAGGTGGTTACTTTTGCACGTGTCTCGAAGGGAGCAAGCTTTCTGATGATAATCACACTTGCATAAGATACGACAGGTGCAAAATAGAAAACGGAGGATGTTCGAATAAATGCGTTGACAATTCTAGTGGAATCTTTTGCTCTTGTCCTGAAGGCTATACCCTGAATGCGGATGAAAGGAATTGTGATGACGTGGACGAGTGTCTTACAGGGGTTTGCGATTTTGATTGCAAAAACACACCTGGTGGATTTGAATGCTCGTGCAATGCTGGTTATCAACTGTCTAAGAATAAAAAAACCTGTGATGACGTAGATGAATGTTTGCCTGTTTACAATAAATGTCAACAGCTTTGCATCAACACTGCAGGTGCTTACTTTTGCGATTGTTTCGATGGGTTCGCTTTAGATAATTCCAATTCCAATTGCACCGACATTGACGAATGCAGCGAAGATCTGCATAGTTGCTCTCATGATTGCTTGAACTCAAAAGGCAATTATACGTGCCTCTGCCCTCCTGGGTTTGCTCTGTCTGATGATGCTTATACTTGTGCCGACGTGGATGAGTGCAGCTCAGCTCATAACTGCACTCAAAAATGCATCAACCTAATAGGAGGATATAAATGCAGTTGCCGCGAGGGGTACGCTCTGGCATTGGACGAAGTCAGCTGTTTAGACATCGACGAGTGCGCCTCAAACAACGGTGGATGTTCCCAAACTTGCAAAAACTTTCCAGGAGGGTTCCAATGCTCGTGCAATCAAGGGTACGCCCTACAAAAAGATCGGTCGTGTATTTTGGAAGATCCTTGCTCTTTCAAAAACGGAGGATGCGCACAACTGTGCAAGCCAAAATTCGGCAAAGTATCTTGCAGTTGTGTACCGGGATTCAAAGTAGATCCAAAAGATGCACTTTCATGCTTGGACATCGATGAATGCTCTGAATCCACCTCAAAATGTGAACACAAATGTATCAACACGCCAGGAAGTTACAAGTGTGCTTGCAAAGAGGGATTCATCGAATACAGAGGATCTTGTAAGGATGTCGATGAATGCAGCAGAGACGCATCACCTTGCGGTGATAACATGCAGTGTGTTAACTTACCTGGAAACTTCAAATGTGTTTGCAAGATGGGCTATTCGCTACGAGTGAACGGCACAATGTCTATCTGCTTGG CGGATGCCAAGAAATGTACACCATTGGTGGTGCCTTTGCATGGCAACATGAAATGCGCTCATGACGGCTTGGGAGGATTCCGGTCCGGAACGAGATGTCGTTTTTGGTGTGACAAAGGATTCAAATTGAAAGGATCAGTAGTGCGTCATTGTAATGGAAGTGGAGTCTGGGTTGGAGATGAAACCCAGTGTATAC cCCATCCTTGTCCACGTTTGACAAAGCCAAACTACGGTTATTTCACGCCGTCTACTTGCACCAATGGTGACACCTTTCCATCTGAATTTTGCACATTGGTTTGCCAACCTGGTCACAAGCCCAAAGGTGCCAGAATGCTCACATGCACCCACAACAACAAATGGACACCATACAATCTGCCCGTTACTTGTATTCCGATCAAAC CTTCGGTGGTTTTCAAGCCGTACATAAAGTGTCCACAAGATGTTAAGCTTCAGCTGAGATCTTCAGAACGTGAAGTCGATGTCGTTATACCAAGGCCTACATCCAATATGGACTGGTGGAG aTATATAGATTCTGATCCAACTTGGGCCAAGCAAGGACATCGTCGCCTCGGACCTGGAGTTACCCCCGTGATTTATCAAGTTCGAAATGCCCGAAATGATACCACTGAATCGTGCAAATTCACCATATCTGTAATCG ATGCTGAAAATCCAACTGTGAAATATTGTCCTAGTTCTGTAGAAATACGATTGAACCAAGGAGAACAATTTCGTCGTATTGTTTGGGATGAGCCTCAATTTAACGACAATGTTGGAATCAATGAAATACATAGATCCAAG GTTCCTGGAGCGCGTGTCGGAAGTGGCATACACCACGTGGACTACATAGCAACCGATAGTGCGGGAAATCGAGCTTATTGCCACTTCACCATAAACGTTATAG AAACTAATCGTGATGTTGAAGAATTTCGCGTGAGGGAAGGAGTACTCATATGTCCAGGACAATCGCCAAGAAAAACTCACCCGGGCGAACTG AGTCACGTGCCCAGAGGATGCGTTTTGCATTGGGTGAAACCTAAAAACGAACATCTGACGAGACCTGAAAGCTACACTCACAAGGGGGCGAATTATCTAA ATGCTGTAAATTTGAGACATTACGATGGCTGGAATTCGTACAATCGCATCGACGAAAACACCTATCGTAGAATGCATCCacatgaaaattatattaaatag